The proteins below come from a single Streptomyces sp. B3I8 genomic window:
- a CDS encoding TerD family protein — MSMLKGANVPVPTAELRVELGRRSGPGVPGADASALLLDSGRVRTDADFVFYNQPTHASGAVRHEGSRTTGGEVTDTLLVDLPRVEGAIDRIVLAASVDGGTFGQVPGLYIRVLDARSGEEVARFDATATVETAFVLGELYRRQGAWKFRAVGQGYSSGLEGLATDFGITVDEPQRPAATTPATAQAPAPAPRVDWPAAPVTAPPPTGAPVPLPPPVGVSPAAPPPPPASPAPVRLAKVTLTKEAPSVSLAKQGGTSGAMRVNLNWEVRKQFSGWGSKRGRAVAHHRDLDLDLCALFELADGRKGVVQALGNAFGALDRPPYIHLDGDDRTGAVETGENLTINLDHLRDFRRILVFVTIYEGARSFADLHATVTLRPQHGAPVDFSLDECTVPSTVCALALITNTGGDLVVQREARYLVPDRGVSPQRTLDRAYGWGMNWTPGRK; from the coding sequence ATGTCCATGCTGAAGGGGGCGAACGTTCCGGTGCCGACGGCGGAACTCCGCGTCGAACTGGGCCGGCGGTCCGGTCCGGGGGTGCCCGGCGCGGACGCCTCGGCACTCCTGCTGGACTCGGGAAGGGTGCGCACCGACGCCGACTTCGTCTTCTACAACCAGCCCACGCACGCTTCCGGCGCGGTGCGCCACGAGGGCAGCCGGACCACCGGCGGCGAGGTGACCGACACGCTCCTCGTCGACCTCCCCCGCGTCGAGGGTGCGATCGACCGCATCGTCCTCGCGGCCTCCGTCGACGGCGGCACCTTCGGACAGGTGCCCGGGCTGTACATCCGCGTGCTGGACGCACGCAGCGGCGAGGAGGTCGCACGCTTCGACGCCACCGCGACCGTCGAGACCGCCTTCGTCCTCGGGGAGCTGTACCGGCGTCAGGGCGCCTGGAAGTTCCGCGCCGTCGGCCAGGGATACAGCAGCGGACTGGAAGGGCTCGCCACGGACTTCGGCATCACCGTGGACGAGCCGCAGCGACCGGCCGCCACCACCCCGGCAACCGCCCAGGCCCCGGCTCCCGCACCTCGTGTCGACTGGCCGGCCGCGCCCGTCACCGCGCCCCCGCCCACCGGCGCCCCCGTGCCACTGCCACCCCCCGTGGGTGTCTCCCCGGCGGCACCGCCCCCGCCGCCGGCGTCGCCCGCCCCCGTCCGCCTCGCCAAGGTGACGCTCACCAAGGAGGCCCCCTCCGTCTCCCTCGCCAAGCAGGGCGGCACCTCCGGTGCCATGCGCGTCAACCTCAACTGGGAGGTGCGCAAGCAGTTCTCCGGCTGGGGCAGCAAGCGCGGCCGGGCCGTCGCCCACCACCGCGACCTCGACCTGGACCTGTGCGCCCTGTTCGAACTCGCCGACGGGCGCAAGGGCGTCGTCCAGGCCCTCGGCAACGCCTTCGGCGCGCTGGACCGGCCGCCGTACATCCACCTCGACGGCGACGACCGCACCGGCGCGGTCGAGACCGGCGAGAACCTCACCATCAACCTCGACCACCTGCGGGACTTCCGCCGCATCCTCGTGTTCGTGACCATCTACGAGGGCGCCCGCTCCTTCGCCGACCTGCACGCCACCGTCACCCTGCGGCCGCAGCACGGCGCACCCGTCGACTTCTCCCTCGACGAGTGCACGGTGCCCTCCACCGTGTGCGCGCTCGCCCTGATCACCAACACCGGCGGCGATCTCGTCGTCCAGCGCGAGGCGCGCTACCTGGTCCCGGACCGCGGGGTCAGCCCCCAGCGCACCCTCGACCGCGCCTACGGCTGGGGCATGAACTGGACCCCCGGCCGCAAGTGA
- a CDS encoding glycosyltransferase: MSAVVWIALGSLLAWLWLLLGQGFFWRTDVRLPLRRDPEVWPPVCVVVPARDEAEVLPRSLPTLLTQEYPGRAEVFLVDDGSTDGTGELAAELSRRHGGLPLTVTSPGEPPAGWTGKLWAVRHGIGLARTREPAFLLLTDADIAHAPDSLRSLVAAAETGAYDLVSQMARLRVESRWERFVVPAFVYFFAQLYPFRWIGVRGGRTAAAAGGCVLLRAEAAERARIPDAIRQAVIDDVALARAVKGGGGHIWLGLADRVDSVRPYPRLRDLWHMVARSAYAQLRHSPLLLLGTVLGLALVYLVPPVAFLAGLVTGSWAAAAAGGLAWLVMTATFVPMLRYYRLPPWLAPLLPFTALLYLLMTVDSAVRHYRGRGAAWKGRTYARPDTALEES, from the coding sequence ATGAGTGCCGTTGTGTGGATCGCCCTGGGATCGCTCCTCGCCTGGCTGTGGCTGCTGCTCGGCCAGGGCTTCTTCTGGCGCACGGACGTCCGGCTGCCGCTCCGCCGGGACCCGGAGGTGTGGCCCCCCGTGTGCGTCGTCGTACCGGCCCGGGACGAGGCGGAGGTGCTCCCCCGGAGTCTGCCCACGCTGCTGACGCAGGAGTATCCCGGGCGGGCCGAGGTCTTCCTCGTCGACGACGGCAGTACCGACGGCACCGGGGAACTGGCCGCGGAGCTGTCCCGGCGCCACGGCGGTCTGCCGCTGACCGTGACCTCCCCCGGCGAGCCGCCCGCCGGCTGGACCGGAAAGCTGTGGGCCGTGCGGCACGGCATCGGCCTGGCCCGCACCCGTGAGCCCGCGTTCCTGCTGCTGACGGACGCCGACATCGCGCACGCCCCGGACAGCCTGCGGTCCCTGGTCGCCGCGGCCGAGACCGGGGCGTACGACCTGGTGTCCCAGATGGCGCGGCTGCGCGTGGAGAGCCGGTGGGAGCGGTTCGTCGTCCCGGCCTTCGTCTACTTCTTCGCGCAGCTCTATCCCTTCCGGTGGATCGGCGTGCGGGGCGGGCGCACGGCGGCGGCGGCCGGCGGCTGTGTGCTGCTGCGCGCGGAGGCGGCCGAGCGGGCGCGGATCCCGGACGCGATCCGGCAGGCGGTCATCGACGACGTGGCGCTGGCGCGGGCCGTGAAGGGCGGCGGCGGGCACATCTGGCTGGGGCTGGCCGACCGGGTCGACAGCGTCCGCCCCTACCCGCGGCTGCGCGACCTGTGGCACATGGTCGCGCGCAGCGCGTACGCGCAGCTCCGGCACAGCCCGCTGCTGCTGCTCGGCACCGTCCTCGGGCTGGCCCTGGTGTATCTGGTGCCGCCGGTGGCGTTCCTCGCCGGCCTCGTCACCGGGTCCTGGGCGGCCGCGGCGGCCGGGGGGCTCGCATGGCTGGTGATGACGGCGACGTTCGTGCCGATGCTGCGCTACTACCGCCTGCCGCCGTGGCTCGCCCCCCTGCTGCCGTTCACCGCGCTCCTCTATCTGCTGATGACGGTGGACTCGGCGGTGCGGCACTACCGGGGGCGCGGTGCCGCCTGGAAGGGCCGGACCTACGCCCGGCCCGACACGGCCCTCGAGGAGAGCTGA